GGCGACGAGAACAATCGTCCAAAGATTGTTGCCCGCGAACCATCCATTCCGCCCGGACAACTTTCTGACGGCCCTCTTCCCGCGCCGAAACCTGCCCCAGCTGAGTCCACGCCGCCCGCCGCCCCGCGACCACCAGTTGAAGCACAACCAGTCCCAAAGTCGACAGCCCCGTCGATTAAGGAAGGACCAATGCTTCCCGGTGGCCCCGGCGCACCCATTGGGCCCACGTTGGCACCGCCACCACACTGGCACGGACCACACGTGCTTGGCGACGCCGCCGAAGAACCCTGGGAAGACGACCACCATTGATCCCCAGACGCCTGGTTAGGCTGAATCCATGACCACGACGGAGCTCGTCGACATCGACCTGACGGACGATGAGCGGGACCTACTTTCCCACGGCCTCAACGAATACGGTGGGCCGATCCGCAATCAACTCGTCATGGTACGAGCGCTAGGTCTACCCGACCGTGAAAGCTTCGACACCCTTGTGGCCCGACTCGGGAAGGCCATTTGGCGGAAGGAACCCCTCTCGAAGATTGACTGGGCTCGCGCGGTATTTCTCACCGAAGTTTCCTGGGCGAGCAACTTGGTTGGCTCCGGCCTGGATTTCAGATCGAACTTTCACGACGACCAAGCGGCCCCGCTAATGCGCTCCATCCAAGGGAAGATCGGTCGTTATGGCGTCGGAGGAAATCTGCTTTTGTCCGAACAAGCTGACGGACAAGGCTAACGCCACCGGCACAGCGGCGGCCATACCGATGTTGCGAACGCTAGTAACAGACGGCACCGCAAGGTGGTTCATTTCTGCCAGCTTCTCAACCGGAAGCAATAGCTGCACATCGCGATCAAACTCGTACCCGAGTGACAACCTCGCTGCGACCGGCTGATTGTGCTCGGATCCGACGCGTGAAACGAATATTGGTCTCGCGGCGATAACAGGAAGGTAACGGGTTGATGGTCCTGCGAGAGGACGCGTATGAAGCGCAGCGGAGTTGTGGCCGCCGTCGCCGTGAGCAGCGCAATCTCACTGGGAGCATCGATGGCGCCGGCACCGGCCAGCGGGGATCCGGCCGCGACCATAGGTCGCACGATCGATCACAACCCGCTTAGCGGCGACTACGAGGGCTACTGCACTTGGGGGGCCCAGGAACAGATACACGCCCACACCGGCTACTACATCAGGGCGCTTACCGGGAATGCCGAAAACTGGGCGAACCAAGCCCAAGCGGCGGGC
The DNA window shown above is from Mycobacterium sp. Aquia_216 and carries:
- a CDS encoding CHAP domain-containing protein, translated to MKRSGVVAAVAVSSAISLGASMAPAPASGDPAATIGRTIDHNPLSGDYEGYCTWGAQEQIHAHTGYYIRALTGNAENWANQAQAAGWTVVNDAQPRSIAVFSSSLVGGVGHVAWVDAVNGNNITITEMNAGYGASAANGYRTTGFHEFDTRTVAQVPGISYILIP